One part of the Oceanihabitans sp. IOP_32 genome encodes these proteins:
- a CDS encoding tetratricopeptide repeat protein — protein sequence MKQKLYILVFLFGWMLFPKITYAQVDFNSKPNDDLGQVNDKFQELFYEALKQKAMANYDRSVDALLKCIDINDKVAVLYFELGKNYNILKNFGAAERAFKTAVKIKPDNPWYLQALYVFYKEQNEFDKAIKILRQLIRYRPDYKEDLAELYVQIKKYKQALKILDELDSEYGISKSRDVLRNGIYKVTGRKKDQIQNLKSRVDNNPEKESNYIALIFRYSENNDKEKAFETAKKLLSINPESQIVHLALYKFYLDDNNTEKAIESMKIVLKSTQIKPEAKLKVLSDFISFVHANPQYEDDLLEVTALVGDSNNSKTLIELAQYYLKRNQKEKALKYYEEALVLESNNFRILRNVLLLYMELEQYDLALNKSTKALEKYPSQPIFYLINAVTLNRLNKPQKAIEILESGLDFIIDDTKMEADFYNQLSKAHYLLNNTDKAKTFSDKAKQLQSSN from the coding sequence GTGAAACAGAAGTTATACATATTGGTTTTCCTTTTCGGATGGATGCTCTTTCCGAAGATAACGTATGCCCAAGTCGATTTTAATAGCAAACCCAATGATGATTTAGGACAAGTAAACGATAAATTTCAAGAATTGTTTTACGAAGCTCTAAAACAAAAAGCGATGGCTAATTACGACCGCTCGGTTGATGCCCTTTTAAAATGTATAGACATAAATGATAAAGTTGCGGTGTTGTATTTTGAGTTGGGTAAAAACTATAATATCCTAAAAAACTTTGGTGCTGCAGAGCGAGCCTTTAAAACCGCTGTTAAAATTAAACCAGATAACCCATGGTATTTACAGGCGTTGTATGTTTTCTATAAAGAGCAAAACGAATTTGATAAGGCTATAAAAATATTAAGACAACTAATAAGATATCGTCCCGACTACAAAGAAGATTTAGCAGAACTATACGTACAAATAAAAAAGTATAAACAGGCTTTAAAAATTTTAGACGAACTAGATAGCGAGTATGGGATATCTAAAAGTAGAGATGTGCTTCGAAATGGTATTTACAAAGTAACTGGGCGTAAAAAAGATCAGATACAAAACCTTAAATCTCGTGTGGATAATAATCCGGAGAAAGAGTCTAATTACATTGCCCTTATTTTCCGCTACAGCGAAAACAACGACAAAGAAAAGGCCTTTGAAACCGCAAAGAAACTACTTTCTATTAATCCAGAATCGCAAATAGTTCACTTAGCTTTATACAAGTTTTATTTAGACGATAACAACACCGAAAAAGCTATTGAATCGATGAAAATCGTTTTAAAAAGCACCCAAATAAAACCGGAGGCAAAACTTAAGGTACTATCAGATTTCATTAGTTTTGTACATGCTAATCCGCAGTACGAAGACGATTTACTAGAAGTAACAGCTTTGGTTGGCGATAGTAATAACAGCAAAACTTTGATAGAGTTAGCACAGTATTATTTAAAGCGAAACCAAAAAGAAAAAGCGCTTAAATATTATGAAGAAGCACTAGTTTTAGAATCGAATAATTTTCGAATTCTTCGAAATGTGTTATTGCTTTATATGGAATTAGAGCAGTACGACTTAGCTTTAAATAAAAGCACTAAAGCTCTAGAAAAGTACCCTTCTCAACCTATATTTTATTTAATAAATGCGGTAACTTTAAACCGGTTAAATAAACCGCAAAAGGCGATTGAAATTTTGGAGTCTGGATTAGATTTTATAATTGATGATACGAAAATGGAAGCCGACTTTTACAATCAATTAAGTAAGGCACATTATTTGTTAAACAATACCGACAAAGCAAAAACGTTTAGTGATAAGGCTAAACAGTTACAAAGTTCAAATTAA
- a CDS encoding sugar phosphate nucleotidyltransferase, producing MKIIVPMAGRGSRLRPHSLTVPKPLIPVAGQPIVHRLVTDIAKVLKQPIEEIAFVLGDPAWFGDDVVNSLKALAASLGAKASIYRQDLPLGTGHAIMCAKPSLSGPAVIAYADTLIRAQFDLDQKADAVIWTKEVDNPEAYGVVKLNENHEIIELVEKPKHFVSNQAVIGIYYFKEVGVLKEKLQEILDENIKNGGEYQINDGIKRMMADGNIFKTGTVDEWMDCGNKAITIETNKRMLGFLKADGEAQLVSPSVTLENSNIIEPCFIGEHVVLKNSTVGPFVSIGDHSSIENTTVKNSLIQTHSTIKNGNLDQAMIGNHVKFNGNFTSISIGDYSVLE from the coding sequence ATGAAAATAATAGTACCTATGGCGGGACGAGGTTCTCGTTTACGCCCACACAGTTTAACCGTACCAAAACCGTTAATTCCCGTTGCAGGACAACCTATTGTGCATCGTTTGGTTACAGATATTGCGAAAGTTTTAAAACAGCCAATCGAAGAAATAGCATTTGTACTGGGCGATCCCGCTTGGTTTGGCGACGATGTTGTAAACAGTTTGAAAGCATTAGCGGCAAGTTTAGGAGCTAAAGCCTCTATTTATCGCCAAGACTTACCTTTAGGTACAGGTCATGCCATTATGTGCGCCAAGCCATCACTGTCTGGCCCTGCCGTTATAGCCTATGCCGATACTCTAATAAGGGCTCAGTTTGACTTAGATCAAAAAGCCGATGCCGTTATTTGGACCAAAGAAGTCGATAATCCAGAGGCTTATGGTGTCGTAAAATTAAACGAGAATCATGAGATTATCGAGCTTGTTGAAAAACCAAAACACTTTGTGAGTAACCAAGCCGTTATCGGGATTTATTATTTTAAAGAAGTTGGGGTTTTAAAAGAGAAATTACAAGAAATTCTTGATGAAAACATTAAGAATGGCGGTGAATACCAAATTAACGACGGTATAAAACGCATGATGGCCGATGGGAACATATTTAAAACAGGAACAGTCGACGAATGGATGGACTGCGGTAATAAGGCCATAACCATAGAAACCAACAAGCGCATGTTGGGATTTTTAAAGGCAGATGGCGAAGCGCAATTAGTGTCTCCATCGGTTACATTAGAGAACTCCAACATCATAGAACCCTGTTTTATAGGCGAGCATGTTGTACTTAAAAACAGTACGGTAGGGCCATTTGTCTCGATTGGAGACCATAGTAGTATTGAAAATACAACTGTTAAAAATAGCTTAATTCAAACGCACAGCACCATTAAAAATGGTAATTTAGATCAAGCTATGATTGGTAACCATGTAAAATTTAATGGTAATTTTACCAGCATTAGTATTGGTGATTATTCGGTTTTAGAATAA